The genomic window GAAGTCTGAAACCATTATTTACTGGGTGGTTTCAGCCTTAAAACCCTTTCGTCGCAACAAAATCCCACCAGAAAAGAAAATCAGGGGAGTAGAATTATACCTGCGAGGCCTCAGTTACCGGCAAACCGCCAGAATCCTCAAAATCAGTCACGTAACAGTCTGGGAGGCCGTCCAAAAACTCGCAGAAGCAGTTTACAAGCCAAAAATCCTCGCAGTCAAAAAACAGCGAAACTTCATCGCAGTTGACGAAACAGTAATAAAAATCAACGGAAAGAAAAGATTCCTCTGGGCTGCAATTGACGTTGAGAGCAAGGAAGTTTTGGCAGTCTGGATTACGACTGTTAGAAACTGGTGGGTTGCCAGGGATTTCATCCTGGTTGTTTTAAAGTCGTGTGAAGGGCAGCCTGTCTTTCTGGTTGACAGGGCTAGCTGGTATAAGTCTGCTTTTAAGAGTCTGGGGTTGGGTTATCTGCATGTGACTTTCGGGCCGAGGAACAGTGTTGAGCGCTGGTTTAGGACGTTGAAGGAAAGAACAAAGCGTTTCTGGAATAATTTCAGGAGTGAGGACTGGAGAAGGGTTCATAGGTTTGTTTTTCTGTTTGCCTTCTGGTACAATTTTGTCAGAATTCATTCTAGTTTTGGTGGTCCGCCTGGTGATTTTGCTGAGTGGCTTCAGGAGGTGATGCCCCAGTTATCCTAACAGTATCAAAAGTTAATAAGAATGGAACCCAAAAATCCTATGGGAGAGCATGAAGGAAGAGATAAAGAAGTTCAAGCTGTCTAAGGGGAATGAAAAAATCAA from Thermococcus bergensis includes these protein-coding regions:
- a CDS encoding IS6 family transposase, coding for MKSETIIYWVVSALKPFRRNKIPPEKKIRGVELYLRGLSYRQTARILKISHVTVWEAVQKLAEAVYKPKILAVKKQRNFIAVDETVIKINGKKRFLWAAIDVESKEVLAVWITTVRNWWVARDFILVVLKSCEGQPVFLVDRASWYKSAFKSLGLGYLHVTFGPRNSVERWFRTLKERTKRFWNNFRSEDWRRVHRFVFLFAFWYNFVRIHSSFGGPPGDFAEWLQEVMPQLS